The region TTGGGTATTGACCGGGAGGGAGACAAACAGCTACTAGGACTATGGACTGGGGAAGCAGAAGCCGAGGGAGCCAAATTTTGGTTACGAATCCTGACAGAGCTCAAGAATCGGGAGCTAAAGGATATTCTAATTGCCTGTTGTGATGGCTTAAGGGGCTTCCCTGAGGCGATTGAGGCAGTTTATCCCCAAACCTAAGTCCAACCAACTATGTATTGTCCATTTGATGCGTAATTGCCTTAACTCTGTCCCCTGGAAAGACCCCAAGGCAGTGGCGACAGATTTGAAGCGGCTCTGGATGCTTTTTCCCAGAAATGGGATAAACTTTACCCCGCTATCACTCAAATCTGGCTACGTCATTGGGAGCATGTCATTCCCATTTTTGACTATCCCATGGAAATTCGACGGGTAATCTATACCACCAATGCTATTGAGTCCATGAACTGTTCTTTACGTAAAGTAATTAAAACCAAAGCCGTTTTTCCCGACGAAGATTCTGTTTTTACGCTATTACATTTAGCCATGAGGAACTTCACTAAAAAATGGCAACGCCCTATCCGAGATTGGCGAGCTGCTGCTTTCCATTTTGCTATTCTTTTTCCTGAACCCTTTTCTCTTTAATTTTCCTCTTTACACAAAATCTAGACCACTCTCCAGATTTGAATTATATAGAGCATGACTTTAGTGCATTAAAGAGGGTGAGAATGTATGCATTTTTGGGTACTAGCATAGATAAAATTATTCGAGATTACTGCACAGCTTAGCGTCTCATAATTATCCTAATCAGCTATATCTGATTTTCTTGGATATTAATTGTTGATCTTTTTAACCAAGAAGAGGGAGAAAATAATCTCCCCTCTCTGATTTAACGTCAACTAAACTGAGGTTAGAGTCTTCTCCCCAGTTAAACTTGCATCTCCATTGGCCTCAGGAGAACTCGCCTCGGAAGGGGGAACTGCCTGCCAGAACTTACCCAAATAATCGGACCAGTTAGCCAAAATTACTTTCCCTTTCGGACTGCCTGTTCTTTCTACATGGGCCGTGATCATGGCTTTTAGTTGTTCTTCCCCTTTAGGAGCGGTAACCCGTTGCAAGGTGATAATTTCCGGATTGATTTTTTCCGGTAAATCCCCCGCTTCATCGAGGAAGTAGGCCAAGCCGCCGGTCATGCCAGCCCCCACGTTGCGACCCACAGGGCCAAGGACGACAATCACGCCGCCGGTCATATATTCACAACAGTGATCGCCAGCTCCTTCAATCACGGCTTTACCCATAGAGTTACGCACTGCAAAGCGTTCCCCCGCCCGGCCGTTGGCATAAAGGTTGCCCCCCGTTGCCCCATAGAGACAGGTGTTACCGATAATCACATTATCTTCCGGTGCAAAGCTGGCCTGGGAATGGGGCACGATGACAACTTCACCACCATTCATGCCTTTGCCCACATAATCGTTAGCTTCTCCTTGCAGATGCAGAGTCATGCCATCCAGGTTGAAGGCTCCAAAGCTCTGGCCTGCGGCTCCTTGGAAGTTGAGGGTAATACTGCCGGTGAAGCCATTGTTGCCATACTTTTTGGCGATCGCCCCGGAGAGACGGGTGCCCACGGTGCGGTCGGTGTTGACCAGCCGGTAGGTTTTGGTCACCGTGGTTTGATGGTTAATGGCTTCTTGGATGTCAGGGTCAGCCAAAATATCGTCATCCAACACAGGACCGTTGCTGTGGACAGGCTCATGGTTTAACCACTGTCGATTTTGCTTAGTATCAGGCAAATTCAGCAAACAATCTAAGGTCAGATTCTGGGTTTTGCTCAACTGGACATCGGAGCGAACTTTGAGCAAATCGGTGCGGCCAATGATTTTGTCTAAACTGCGATAACCCATATGGGCCAACAGGGAACGCACTTCCTCGGCAATGAAATACAAGAAATTGACTACCTGCCCCGGCACTCCTTTGAACCGTTGCCGTAACCGTTCCTGCTGGGTGGCAACCCCCACGGGACAATTGTTGGTGTGACAAACTCGGGCCATAATGCAACCTTCGGCAATCATGGCAATGGAGCCAAAGCCGTATTCTTCTGCCCCCATGAGCGCCGCCATCACCACGTCCCAACCGGTTTTCAGACCACCGTCAGCCCGGAGCAAAACGCGGTCCCGTAGTTGGTTTTCCATGAGCACTCGATGCACTTCGGTAACGCCCAGCTCCCAGGGAGAACCGGCGTGTTTGATGGAACTGAGGGGAGACGCTCCCGTACCGCCGTCATGGCCAGAAATTTGAATAATGTCCGCATTGGCCTTAGCGACCCCAGCGGCGATCGTACCAATGCCAATTTCCGCTACCAATTTCACCGATACCTGGGCTTCAGGATTAATTTGGTGCAGGTCGTAGATTAGCTGAGCTAGATCTTCAATGGAGTAGATATCGTGGTGGGGAGGGGGGGAAATGAGAGTTACACCGGGTTTAGAACGACGCAACATGGCAATGTATTCACTGACCTTCTTGCCAGGCAGTTGACCCCCTTCACCCGGTTTGGCTCCCTGGGCCATTTTGATTTCCAACTGTTTGCCGCTCATGAGATATTCCGGGGTGACCCCAAAACGGCCGGAGGCAATTTGTTTAATGGCGGAGTTAGCCGTGTCGCCATTTTGTAAGCCGTGGAGGTGGGGCAATGTGGGGGAGTTGCCTTCTGCATCTACGTCATCTAGGGTGAGGTAGCGCACCGTATCTTCGCCCCCTTCCCCGGAGTTGGATTTGGCCCCCAGCCGATTCATGGCGATCGCCAAAGTTTCATGGGCTTCCCGAGACAGGGCACCGAGGGACATACCACCGGTACAGAAGCGTTTGACAATGGATTCCACCGATTCCACCTCTTCCAGGGGAATGGCAGTCTGGTCAGGATTAAGATCAAGCAGATCCCGCAGCGCAGTAACGGGGCGCCCCCGGAGATATTGACGGTACAGGCCGTAGTGGTCATAGGCTTCGGCGTTGGTTTCATTGCCCCCCCGTTGGTAGGCCGCCACCGCTTTATGGAGGGATTTAGACATCTCCGGAGAGTTCATGTGGTACTCCCCACCGGGACGATAGTTAACAAAGCCAAAGTTTTCCAACTTTTTAGCCATTTGCGGGAAGGCCATGCCATGGAAAACCATCACTTCCTGGGCCACGTCGGCCATGGTTAACCCCCCCACTCGGCTAGTGGTGCCAGCAAAGGCATATTCCACCAATTCCGCCCCCAAACCGATCGCCTCAAAAATTTGGGCACCGTGGTAGGAGGACAGCAGTGAAATGCCCATTTTGGAGAGAATTTTAAACAGCCCTGCTTCCACCGATTGACGGTAGTTCTGCAACGCAGTGGCCAGGTCGATTTTATCTAGGCGGCCATTATCCATCAGTTTCTGGGTTTTCTCATCCCGCCACCATTGCCGTACTGATTCCAAGGCCAGGTAGGGACAAATGGCAGAAGCGCCATAGCCCACCAAGCAAGCAAAGTGATGGGTGCTCCAACATTGGGCCGTATCCACCACCAGGGATGCCTGTAACCTTAACCCGGCCCGAATCAGGTGATGGTGCACTGCTCCCACTGCCAGTAGGGGAGGAATAAAGCTCTGATTTTGGCCCAACGTAGCTCCATTGGGCCGGTCGGTTAATATCAAAATTTCAGTGCCGGATTGAACCGAGGTGATCGCCTTTTGCACTAAACTATCCAGGGCATTCTGGAGACTATTAACGCCGCCTAAATCGTAGAGGGTGGAAAGTACCGCAGTGTTCAATTGACCCTGTTTAATCGCCTCCAACTCCAACTCATTCACCAACGGCGATCGGAGCTTGATCATGCGGGCCGCTTCAGCCTTGGGCTCGAGAATATTGCCCCGGGGCCCCAGGAACATGGCCAAAGACATCACCAAATTTTCCCGCAGGGGGTCAATGGGGGGATTGGTCACCTGGGCAAAGCGTTGTTTGAAGTAGTCGTACAGTAGGCGGGGTTTATGGGACAGTACGGCCAAAGGAGCATCGTCCCCCATGCAAAAGGTCGGTTCCTTACCTTGATTAGCCATGGGGACAATCACCATTTCCACATCTTCGGCGGTATAGCCAAAGGCCGCCTGTTGTTGCAAAGTCGTTTCAGTGTCGGCAAACAGACTTTTGTCAGCAAAACTTTCCGAGGCAACCATTTGACGATTTGCTTTTAACCACTCCCCATAGGGATGTTTCCGGGCCGCCTGCTGTTTAATTTCGTAGTTTTTGAGAATTTTTTTCTGGTCTAAATCCACAGCAATCATTTGCCCCGGAGCTAACCGACCCTTTTCCACAATGCTTGCTTCTGGTAAATCTACTACCCCCGCTTCGGAGCCCACCACAATGTAATCATCTTTGGTAATGCAGTAGCGGGCCGGACGTAGGCCATTGCGGTCTAACCCGGCCCCGACAATTTTGCCGTCACTAAACACCAATAGGGCCGGGCCATCCCAGGGTTCCTGCAGGCCACTGTAATAGTCATAGAAATCGGTAATTTCGGGATAGTTGTTTAATGCCGGTTGATTTTTGTAGGCTTCCGGCACCAAAATCATCACCGCTTCGAGGGGCCCACGGCCAGTGCGGGTTAATAGTTCTAGGGCACTGTCGAGGTTGTAAGAATCGCTGTTAGCTTGGTTGACAATGGGAGTTAGAGCTTCCAATTCGGCCTTTGTCCAGCCTGGTACTTCTAACGCCGCTTCTCGGGCCGCCATCCAGTTAATATTTCCCAGGAGAGTATTGATTTCCCCGTTGTGCCCCAGCATGCGCATGGGCTGGGCTAGGGGCCATTTGGGCATGGTGTTGGTGCTAAACCGACGGTGGTAAACGGCGAAATTACTGATGTATTGGGGATTGAGTAAATCTAAATAAAATTCTCCCAAAACAACACTACGAACCATACCCTTATAGACGATGGTGCGGCAGGAAAAGGAACAAACATAAAAATCTTCCGCTAGCCTTTTACCAATGATGGAGCGGGCGATGTATAGGCGGCGGTCGAACTCATCCCCGGCACAACCAGCGGGGCAAGTGACCAAAATTTGTTCAATATGGGGTTGATTACTGCGGGCTTGGCTACCCAACACGTCTGGGTTCACCGGCACTTCCCGCCAGCCCAGCACCGTTAATTTTTCTAGCCGTACTACTTCTTCCACATAGGCCCGAGCCACTTCCCTTGCGGAAGGTTCCTGGGGCAAAAAGACCATTCCCACCCCCAGGCGATCGCCGTTGGGCATGGGCAAATTGCGAGTGGCAAACCACTGGGCTAACAAATCCCGGGGAATGGCGGTCATCACCCCGGCCCCGTCCCCCGAATCATTATCGGCACTGCATCCCCCCCGATGCTCCATGCATCCCAAGGCCTTTAGGGCCTGCTCCACCAGAGTATGGTCCGGTTTACCCCGGAGATTAGCGATAAAACCCACACCACAGGCATCTCGTTCTTCCACTAACCAAGGTTGACCAAGGAAAGGTTGGGTAGAATTGGTGGCAACAGAGGAGTTTAACATAGGTGCTAGCAACGGATATTGGAAGAAAATGTGGACGGCAATTGGAGACCCCAAAGGGCCCCTCAGCTTGGGGGCGGTGGTTAATTTTACCAGCTAGCCTAGGCAGTGGTTTGTTCGCCTTAACCGCTTCATGGTGGCGATCGCCAAATTTTGGGAGGGAGACGAAATTAACCTGATCGATTTTGCTTGTAACTATTCTTCACATTATCGCGCACCGAAAACCCAGATTAACTATTTTTTTGCACCACAGCCAGCAAAATTGGACTAGGAACGTGTTTGAAAAGTACAAAGCTAGGTATTTATCCCCCTAAATCTCCTCACTAAAGCTCCGGCTCAAAAAGGGGGACTTTTGTGACCTTTCCCTCCTTCCCAAGGGGGGCTAGAGGGGATTAGACAGCCAAAACTCAACTTTCCAAACAGGCTCTAAAGCCCTAGATAGGGGTTGAAATCTTAACTGCATCAGGTCAACATCCCTTGCCGTGTTAAAACCTTTTTACCGGTTAATTTCACAGTGAACATTTACGAGGCTTGTTAACCCAAAAACAATGGATAAACCTTCACCTTGGCGATCGCCTGCAACAATGGCTGGAGTTGGAACCTTGCTTACAGGAAGGAAATTAAGTTGCGGGAAAAACCGGACATTACTGCCCAGATTTTCTCGAGGGAAACTCTGATAGTGCTTCAAAAACCAAGACAGGATCAAGGATTGACTAGATCAAAAACGGCAAAATTTGATCCACCAAATTAACTTCATCGAGGGCAATGAGGGCAACCCCCGCAGTGATTACAGCGATGCCCAGCCACCGGGCAAGGGGAATGGTTTCTCTGAGCAAAAATTTGGCCCCTAATAAGCTCATCACATAACCCAACGCTCCCGCCGGTCGGATCAGGCTAATATCCGTCCAACTGAGCAGAGAAATGAAGGTAACAAAACTGATGGTTTGACAACCAATACCCCCTAAAACCGAAGGATGGGAAAGGATGCGGCCAATTAATTTGACCATTTTCAAGGGCGATTGCAAGCTTACAGGACCAATTTGTTTCATGCCCCGGGCGATTAATACGTCTCCAGCCGAATCGGTAAAAATTAGAATTAAAATGCCAAACCAAACTCGGGACAGGGCAATACCCACGGGAAATAACCACAATGGCGATCGCCGGGAAGACTTCACTGGCACGGCAGGGGGCGGGGTCGGACTAAACTTTTCCCGCATCAATTGGGAGCGGTGGCGATGTTCTGACCAACAGACAATAAACACGCCACTGGCGATCATAAAAGTGGCCAGCCAACGGTAAAAAGAAACTTCTTCCCCCAGTATTAGCCACGCCAGTAGAGCATTGAGGATATAGCTAGAAGAAAATAGGGGGAGAACTAAACTGAGATCCAGTCGAGATGTGGCGGTGAAATAGAGAAACAGAGCAAACAACAACGTGATTACCCCCACCACAATCCAAGGGGAGGTGAGCAGATAGAGAAATAAGGCCCACAAACCCGCCGGGCTATAGTCCTCCACTGCCCCAAACACTTTCATGCCCTGGCTGAGCCAAATATCCCCTAAAACCTGGGTTGTGACCATGGTCAGCAGGAGGCCAATGGTTTTCCACTCCGTTAACGTTAAGCGTTTAGCTCCGCTGAGCAAAGTTAGTGATCCTCCTTGTCCGAGTGTTGATGGGCAAAACTTGCCTGGATAGACTAAACCTAACCGATGAACATAGCTAGGCCATCCGTTGCTTTGAGTAGGCGATCGGCTGCTCTTTCTGGGTGGGGCATCATACCCAAGACATTACCCTGACCATTGGTAATGCCAGCAATGTGGTGTAGAGACCCGTTAGGATTACTGGCCGCGGTCAATTCCCCCTGGGCGTTGCTGTAGCGGAAGAGAATTTGGCCGTTATCTTCCAACGCCTTTAACGTATCTTCGTCTGCAAAATAGCGGCCTTCGCCGTGGGCAATGGGAAGGGTTATTACCTGTTGGGATTGGTAGCCCTGGGTCCACAGGGTATGGTTACTTTCCACCCGCACTGTTACCCGGTCACAGATGAAGTGTAAATCCCGGTTGCGGATCAAAGCCCCCGGCAGTAACCCAACCTCCGTCAGCACTTGAAAACCGTTACAGATGCCCAACACCCTTTTACCTGCTTTGGCATGGTCAATGATGGCGGCCATGATGGGGGAAAATCTGGCGATCGCCCCACAGCGGAGATAATCGCCGTAGCTAAAGCCCCCCGGTAAAACCACCACATCCACTCCCTGGAGATCGGCTTCCTGGTGCCAAATAAAACGGGTTGGCTGGTTCAACAAACCGGCAGTGACGGTGGCAATGTCCCGATCGCAGTTAGAACCGGGGAAAACAATAATACCAAAGCTGGTCATGGCGTGACGGCACCTTCTAGGGCAGTAATTTCAAAGCAATAATTTTCGATCACCGTATTGGCCAATAGTTGGTCACACATGGTGTCTAGCTGTTGGGAAGCGGTGGCTTCGTCCGGGGCCGCGAGGGTTAATTCAATATATTTACCAATTCTGACTTGGGAAACGCCATCGTAGCCTAATTGTTGCAAACCGGATTGCACAGCGGTACCGGCGGGGTCAAGTACGGAGGGACGGAGGGTAACGTAAATACGACAATGGTAGGAATGGGACATGGAGGGCCTTACCGGGGAATCTGCCACTGTTAATCCTGCCTTAGAAAGTCTTTCTCGGCAAGGTTCAAGCCTTGGGGTCAATGGGGGTAACCATATTAGGAAAATCGATGGAAATTGTCATGGCTACCAAGTTTTTTGCATCACCAGGGCGTGGGGGGAAAAGCCAAATTTTTCATACAGTTCCTGGGCCCCTTGGTTGTGGGTAAAAACCTGTAGTGCCAATCGCCGATCACCCCTTTGTTGACCCCATTGTTGGGCCTGTGCCATCAACGCAGTGGCAATACCCCGACGGCGGTGGGCCGGTTCCACATACAGCATAAAAATGTGGCCATGGCGATCGCCCGTGACCTGATCAACGGCGTTACCTAGCCAAAGGCCGGCAATGGGCTGGGCACAAGCAGTTTTTTCCCCTTGGCTATTTACCCTCTGATCCTGTACTGGCAAGTTAATTTGCGCCATCAATCTTAAGGGGTCTTCCCCAACGGAAAAACTATTATCATGGTGAACAGGGCTCCCCTGGCCAGTTTCCGGAGTGACCCACCACAATGGCGATCGCCAAGAAAAATAACTTTCCACTGTTTGTCCCAAATGGGAGAAGTCGTGCCGTTCTGGAAAGAGGGCCTGGTAAGTACGCTCCAAAAAATCCACCAGTAACCGTCGATCTCTGGTCGTTCCCTTATAGAGACAATAACCGGGGGGACTTAAGGCTGATTTTTCCATGGTTGCTGAACGCTATTGACCAGAGCAAGCAAATTGACTAAAATTTGCCAGTTTTTCCCATTTTCCCCAGATCGCCATGAAGTATCCCCTCAAAAACCTGCTAGGGTTTGGGCTCACTCTTATCCTAACGGCGATCGCCCTGGTCAGCCTGAACCAAAGACAAGTTTTGCAACCCCTCACCGTGGGCATGAGCGACTGGCCTGGTTATAGCGTCATCCTGTATGCCGAAGCTAAGGGCCTATTCACCAAGCGGGGACTAGACGTTAAGCTAGTTCATTTTGAAGAACAGAATGACAATCTCCGGGCCACCATGCGGGGTTACCAGGATGCTAGTTTTGCTCCCTTGCCCCAGGCCATGCAATTGGATTTTCCCCAAGCCACTCCAGAGTTCATCCTTGTTGCGGATGTTTCTGCCGGCTCCGACGGCATTGTGGCCCGGCCGGGATTAAATTTCATGGCCCAAATGGCCGGCAAAAAAATTAGTGCCCGTTTTGGCAGTATTGCCCACGTAATTTTGCTTGAAGCCTTATGGGCCAGCGATCTAGACCTGGACGAAGTGGAAATTGTTGACATACCCAATGAAGAAGGGATCGCCCACCTCAAGGATGGTTCCATTGACGCGGCAGTGCTTTGGGAACCGCTGTTGCACAAAACAGCCCAAGAAATTGGGGGTAACATTATCTACACCAGCGCAGAAATAGACAGCATGGTGGTGGATGGTCTGATAACCCGTGCAGAAGTGGTTCAGGAAAAACGAGAAGAATTAATTCGCTTCATTCAAGTATGGCTGGAGGTAATGGATGCGGTGGAAACCGATCCCCAAGAGGTTTTCACCATTGTGGCCCAACAGTTAGAGGTCCCTGTGGAAGTCTTTGTCCAAGGTTTCCAGGGTATGATTCACGGCGATCGCATCTTGAATGAGGAAATGTTAGTGCAAAGACGATTAGAGCCCATCATTGCCAGAAACTATCGATTATTACGAGAAAGTTGTCGTCATCGCTTGATTATTCGAGATGATATTGTCATAAATTCCCAACCATTTTCCCAAGCTGCGGAACGTCTTTAGCTATGGTTCAGGACAAACCCACTTTTACCCGCCCCCTACGTTACCAGTTGCTGGCTGGTTGCGCCCTCATTCTCCTGTTTACCAGTGCCATAGCTATAGTTTTTACCAGGCAACAATTACAAGAAAAATCAAGAATTAATATTACCAGAAGAGCCCAGCGATTGACCGAAGGTTTGGAATTTGCGGCGGAAGGTTTGGTAGAAACTAATGATGTTTATTGCCTCAACCGTTTAGTGCAAAATTATGCGGCTTGGCCCAACGTACAAAAAATTTCAATCATCGATCCCAATGGCGTTATCATTGCCCATGGTGAGGGGATAAAAATGGCGCGGGAAAAAAAATATGCCCAACTCGCACCAGCTCTTTTTCCTATTTTTGAACAGGTTTCCATCAGTGGCATTCCCCAATCCCTAATTACCAAAATTGATGGTGAAGAAGTGGTGGTTTATGCTCTTCCCTTTAACACTTATTCTTTTCCTGAGGAGGGAGAAAGTTCCGATGACCAAAATACCCATCGACGGGGAGTGGCAATCACTGTTCTAGCAAAACAGGAATTAAACCGAGAGGTTAACCAGGCACTTTTATTAGTTGTAGCTTCGTTCGTTATTGGCACTGTGGTGATCGTTCTGCTGTTGGGTTTACTAATTAGATATTCTGTCTTGGCCCCTTTAGGCAAACTGCACCGAGCATTAATTAACTATGACAATGTTGAGCAGTTTAGTTTGCCTTCCCTACCAAGTAACGAAATTGGTTTTTTGGGCCAAACCTTGGTGCAGACCTTCAATCAATTGCAGGTTTATCAACGGGAAGCCCTAGAAATTGCGGAAAGAAAATATGTGGAAATTGCCCAACGCTACGAATTAGCTTCCCAGGCCACAAGGGTATGGGTGTGGGAATATCAGCCCCAAATGCACTATATCGAGGCCGATCCAAATTTAATTGCTTGGTTAGGCTTTAAACAATCCCTTGAGCAGGAAGATGATGATTTTTTCATTCACCCTGACGATCGCCCTGAGTTCTGGCAGGCCATTGAGCAAGGTTTGGCCGATCCAACAGCGGAATTATCAGCAGAATTGCGTTTAGAAACTGCCGATGGTGAAATTTATTATTGTTTGTTGCGTGGACAAATTCATCAAGAGGCAGACCCAGTATTCACCAGGATTATTGGCACGATCGCCGATATTACGGAGATTAAGAAAGCTGAAGAACAATTAAAGTTTTCCAACAAAATTCTAGCCAAAGCCACCCAACTCAAGGATGAATTTCTGGCAAATATGAGCCACGAATTACGCACTCCCCTCAACTCCATTTTAGGCATGGCAGAAGCCCTACAAAATCAATTTTATGGCCCCTTAAATGGCAAACAAATTCAGTCTTTGGAAGCAGTGGAAAGGAGTGGAAAACATTTACTTTCTTTGATTAACGACATTCTTGACCTTTCCAAAATTGAAGCTGGGAAAATGGAGTTGGATTTAGAGCCAACTAACTTACCGACTCTGGTTAATCATAGTTTGACTTTTGTGCAACATTTTGCCCTACAAAAGCGAGTTAATTTGTCATTCAAAATTCTGCCCAATCTCCCAGACGTGGTGGTGGACAAACGAAGGATTTGCCAGGTTTTAATTAACTTACTCAACAATGCCGTTAAATTTACGCCGGAAGGGGGCAAAGTCACTCTACAGGTTAACTTGTTCATGGAAGAAGGGGCTCCCAATCACCATGGTCAATTGCCTCAGCTACAGATCACAGTTATAGACACAGGCATTGGCATTGCAACGGAAAGGTTAGGTAGTATTTTCGAGCCTTTTGTACAGATTGATGGTGCCCTCAATCGTCGTTACGACGGTACAGGACTGGGCCTCTCTTTGGTGAGAAAAATTGTTGAACTCCATGGAGGATCGGTGAATGTTACCAGTGAATTAGACCGGGGGAGTCAATTTTTGGTCGTTATTCCCTGCCTTCTTCAGGATGACGTTGGCCAATTTCACCAAGACGAACTATTTAAGGTTTCTAGCATTGATAATTTAATTCCAACAACCATCACTTTAATCAGCGAAAATTCCGCCTATGCCACTACCCTTAGTAGTTATTTCCGGGCCAGGGGTTACCAAATGCAATGGTTAAACTGCTCTTTTCCCACCATGGCCCAGTTAACTGCCTTACAACAATCGGTCAATCAATCTTCCCATTTGCTGGTGATGGATTTGCCCCAGGTTACCAACGCCACCAAGCAGACGCTGGATGAGATCAGAGACTTCTTGGGGGCTGATTCTGTGACCATTGTTGCTTTGATCGATGCCATGGATTATGCGGACGGTGACACTGTGCAAGCAGAGATTGCGGCCGATCAGTTTTTGGTCAGGCCAGTGCGCTTCCACCGATTGATGGAAATTTTTCTACAACATTCCCAGGCGATCGCCCCTAATCCCCCCTGGAGCTAACAATAGGGCGATTGTCCTCACGCTACTGCAATTGATTCTGGCAACTACAGCTTCTGAAATAATTTGACTTTCTGTTTCGGAAATCTACCG is a window of Synechocystis sp. PCC 7338 DNA encoding:
- the gltB gene encoding glutamate synthase large subunit; translated protein: MFFQYPLLAPMLNSSVATNSTQPFLGQPWLVEERDACGVGFIANLRGKPDHTLVEQALKALGCMEHRGGCSADNDSGDGAGVMTAIPRDLLAQWFATRNLPMPNGDRLGVGMVFLPQEPSAREVARAYVEEVVRLEKLTVLGWREVPVNPDVLGSQARSNQPHIEQILVTCPAGCAGDEFDRRLYIARSIIGKRLAEDFYVCSFSCRTIVYKGMVRSVVLGEFYLDLLNPQYISNFAVYHRRFSTNTMPKWPLAQPMRMLGHNGEINTLLGNINWMAAREAALEVPGWTKAELEALTPIVNQANSDSYNLDSALELLTRTGRGPLEAVMILVPEAYKNQPALNNYPEITDFYDYYSGLQEPWDGPALLVFSDGKIVGAGLDRNGLRPARYCITKDDYIVVGSEAGVVDLPEASIVEKGRLAPGQMIAVDLDQKKILKNYEIKQQAARKHPYGEWLKANRQMVASESFADKSLFADTETTLQQQAAFGYTAEDVEMVIVPMANQGKEPTFCMGDDAPLAVLSHKPRLLYDYFKQRFAQVTNPPIDPLRENLVMSLAMFLGPRGNILEPKAEAARMIKLRSPLVNELELEAIKQGQLNTAVLSTLYDLGGVNSLQNALDSLVQKAITSVQSGTEILILTDRPNGATLGQNQSFIPPLLAVGAVHHHLIRAGLRLQASLVVDTAQCWSTHHFACLVGYGASAICPYLALESVRQWWRDEKTQKLMDNGRLDKIDLATALQNYRQSVEAGLFKILSKMGISLLSSYHGAQIFEAIGLGAELVEYAFAGTTSRVGGLTMADVAQEVMVFHGMAFPQMAKKLENFGFVNYRPGGEYHMNSPEMSKSLHKAVAAYQRGGNETNAEAYDHYGLYRQYLRGRPVTALRDLLDLNPDQTAIPLEEVESVESIVKRFCTGGMSLGALSREAHETLAIAMNRLGAKSNSGEGGEDTVRYLTLDDVDAEGNSPTLPHLHGLQNGDTANSAIKQIASGRFGVTPEYLMSGKQLEIKMAQGAKPGEGGQLPGKKVSEYIAMLRRSKPGVTLISPPPHHDIYSIEDLAQLIYDLHQINPEAQVSVKLVAEIGIGTIAAGVAKANADIIQISGHDGGTGASPLSSIKHAGSPWELGVTEVHRVLMENQLRDRVLLRADGGLKTGWDVVMAALMGAEEYGFGSIAMIAEGCIMARVCHTNNCPVGVATQQERLRQRFKGVPGQVVNFLYFIAEEVRSLLAHMGYRSLDKIIGRTDLLKVRSDVQLSKTQNLTLDCLLNLPDTKQNRQWLNHEPVHSNGPVLDDDILADPDIQEAINHQTTVTKTYRLVNTDRTVGTRLSGAIAKKYGNNGFTGSITLNFQGAAGQSFGAFNLDGMTLHLQGEANDYVGKGMNGGEVVIVPHSQASFAPEDNVIIGNTCLYGATGGNLYANGRAGERFAVRNSMGKAVIEGAGDHCCEYMTGGVIVVLGPVGRNVGAGMTGGLAYFLDEAGDLPEKINPEIITLQRVTAPKGEEQLKAMITAHVERTGSPKGKVILANWSDYLGKFWQAVPPSEASSPEANGDASLTGEKTLTSV
- a CDS encoding EamA family transporter gives rise to the protein MLSGAKRLTLTEWKTIGLLLTMVTTQVLGDIWLSQGMKVFGAVEDYSPAGLWALFLYLLTSPWIVVGVITLLFALFLYFTATSRLDLSLVLPLFSSSYILNALLAWLILGEEVSFYRWLATFMIASGVFIVCWSEHRHRSQLMREKFSPTPPPAVPVKSSRRSPLWLFPVGIALSRVWFGILILIFTDSAGDVLIARGMKQIGPVSLQSPLKMVKLIGRILSHPSVLGGIGCQTISFVTFISLLSWTDISLIRPAGALGYVMSLLGAKFLLRETIPLARWLGIAVITAGVALIALDEVNLVDQILPFLI
- the purQ gene encoding phosphoribosylformylglycinamidine synthase subunit PurQ, whose product is MTSFGIIVFPGSNCDRDIATVTAGLLNQPTRFIWHQEADLQGVDVVVLPGGFSYGDYLRCGAIARFSPIMAAIIDHAKAGKRVLGICNGFQVLTEVGLLPGALIRNRDLHFICDRVTVRVESNHTLWTQGYQSQQVITLPIAHGEGRYFADEDTLKALEDNGQILFRYSNAQGELTAASNPNGSLHHIAGITNGQGNVLGMMPHPERAADRLLKATDGLAMFIG
- the purS gene encoding phosphoribosylformylglycinamidine synthase subunit PurS, coding for MADSPVRPSMSHSYHCRIYVTLRPSVLDPAGTAVQSGLQQLGYDGVSQVRIGKYIELTLAAPDEATASQQLDTMCDQLLANTVIENYCFEITALEGAVTP
- a CDS encoding N-acetyltransferase; the protein is MEKSALSPPGYCLYKGTTRDRRLLVDFLERTYQALFPERHDFSHLGQTVESYFSWRSPLWWVTPETGQGSPVHHDNSFSVGEDPLRLMAQINLPVQDQRVNSQGEKTACAQPIAGLWLGNAVDQVTGDRHGHIFMLYVEPAHRRRGIATALMAQAQQWGQQRGDRRLALQVFTHNQGAQELYEKFGFSPHALVMQKTW
- a CDS encoding ABC transporter substrate-binding protein; this translates as MKYPLKNLLGFGLTLILTAIALVSLNQRQVLQPLTVGMSDWPGYSVILYAEAKGLFTKRGLDVKLVHFEEQNDNLRATMRGYQDASFAPLPQAMQLDFPQATPEFILVADVSAGSDGIVARPGLNFMAQMAGKKISARFGSIAHVILLEALWASDLDLDEVEIVDIPNEEGIAHLKDGSIDAAVLWEPLLHKTAQEIGGNIIYTSAEIDSMVVDGLITRAEVVQEKREELIRFIQVWLEVMDAVETDPQEVFTIVAQQLEVPVEVFVQGFQGMIHGDRILNEEMLVQRRLEPIIARNYRLLRESCRHRLIIRDDIVINSQPFSQAAERL